The Kribbella sp. HUAS MG21 genome includes the window AGAACTCGAAGAACGCCGTGCCGGGGTCGTCGCTGCCGGCCAGCTCCAGCGCCCGGTCCCGGATCCGCTCCAGGCGCAGCGTCAGCACCGCCTCGAGCAGCTCGGTCTTGGTCGGGAAATGCCGGAAAACGGTGGCGATCCCGACCCCGGCCAGCCGCGCCACGTCGTCGGTGGACGCGCCCGGCGACCGTCCGAAGACCTCGTCCGCGGCACTCATGATCCTGGCCCGGTTGTCCCGTGCGTCCGCTCGCACCCCAGCTCCCCTCCGTCGCCCCTCAGCCTAGAAGACGCGAGAAACCGGGACCCGGTTGTAAGCGAAGTCGTGACTCCATATATTCGAAGTCATCACTCCGCTTATCCCGTGAGGAACCTGATGACTCCTGAAGAGGTCTTCCTGAAGCTCGTCCATGGCGTCGCCGACCGCGACCTCGCCGTACTCCCGCAGTTGTACGCCGAGCAGACCGACGTCCGGCACCCGATGAACCCGTACGGCGACCGGCCGCTGCTGAGCCGGGACGCGCTCCGCGAGCACTTCGGCGGCGTCGGCCCCCGGGTCGCCGAGGTGGTGCGCTTCCAGCCGGACAACATCCGGGTGCACCGGACGGCCGACCCGGAGGTGATCGTCGCGGAGTTCGAGCACGCCGGGACGATCCTGGCGACCGGCGCGCCGTTCCGGGTCCCGGCGATCTTCGTGCTGCGGGTGCGCGACGGCCTGATCGTCGAGTCGCGGGACTACTTCGACCACCTGGCGATGATCCGCGCCCGCGGCCAGGTCGGCGAACTCGTCGCGTACCTGACGGAACCGGTGGGCGCCCCTGCCGCGTCGTAGTCGGCAGAGGCGCCGGACGGCCCCGGACCGAGGCATCAAGCCCGCCCGGGGCCGTCTCCAATCCGCACCGGCATCGCGCTCAGCGCCTTGGCCGCGACCACGAGACCGGCGGCCGCGAGGACAACGTCCTTCAGCACGTACTGCGCTTCCAGCGTCGGCGTCCCCGGGAACAGGTCGCCGAAGAACAGCACCAGCGGCGACATGATCCCGACCAGCGAGAAGCCGAGCACCAGCAGCCCGGTCCGCAGCAGCCGGCCGGAGATCAGCGTCAGCCCGATGAAGCACTCCAGGACGGCGGTCAGCACGACGGCCGAGCGTCCGTGCACGACGCCCAGCGTCAGCGTGTCGATGGTCCGCATCACCAGCGCCTCCGCCGGGCTGGCCCCGGGGAAGAACTTGAGCACGCCGAACACCGTGAAGATCAGCCCGAGGCTGACCCGCAGAATGTCGACACTGTGCCGTCCGAGCCAGTCGGCGGCGCGATTTCCCTTGTCCAGCAAGGCGTTCATGGTGGTCTCCCTGTTCGCGATTCGATGTCCCGAACAGATTCCCGAAAATCACCACCCCACCGCGTCGGGCACCCGGCGGCACTACCGCTACGCCGAGCGCCGTACGACTCAGGGAGACCCTGAGGCCTGGGGGAGTACGCCGTCACTCGAGGCGGCGCCCGTCCAGCTTCAGCCGGCGGACCGTGGTTTCCGGAAAACGCCCGCGATCACGAAGCTCCGGGT containing:
- a CDS encoding DoxX family protein; the encoded protein is MNALLDKGNRAADWLGRHSVDILRVSLGLIFTVFGVLKFFPGASPAEALVMRTIDTLTLGVVHGRSAVVLTAVLECFIGLTLISGRLLRTGLLVLGFSLVGIMSPLVLFFGDLFPGTPTLEAQYVLKDVVLAAAGLVVAAKALSAMPVRIGDGPGRA
- a CDS encoding nuclear transport factor 2 family protein, encoding MTPEEVFLKLVHGVADRDLAVLPQLYAEQTDVRHPMNPYGDRPLLSRDALREHFGGVGPRVAEVVRFQPDNIRVHRTADPEVIVAEFEHAGTILATGAPFRVPAIFVLRVRDGLIVESRDYFDHLAMIRARGQVGELVAYLTEPVGAPAAS